In a single window of the Arthrobacter sp. StoSoilA2 genome:
- a CDS encoding ABC transporter ATP-binding protein, with amino-acid sequence MGAAVIVKGLKKTFNLRHSHSLKETLVWLVKGRKGDLTKKFDALHDVSFEIQDGETVALLGFNGSGKSTLLKLISGVILPDKGTVRTKGRVAGLIEVGAGFHPDLSGRENVFLNAAILGMTEQEINEKFDEIVAFSEIEQFIDTEVKFYSSGMFLRLAFAVAVHTQPDIFLVDEILAVGDEPFQRKCLAKIKQLSDEGRTLVVVSHDLDMISRICDRGVVLSSGTVQFEGPADQAVAWLRERN; translated from the coding sequence GTGGGCGCCGCCGTCATAGTCAAGGGTTTGAAAAAGACCTTTAATCTGCGTCACTCGCACTCCCTTAAAGAGACGCTTGTGTGGCTCGTCAAGGGACGCAAGGGTGACCTCACCAAGAAGTTCGATGCCCTGCACGATGTCAGCTTCGAGATACAGGACGGGGAGACCGTGGCCCTTCTGGGGTTCAATGGCTCCGGCAAGTCCACGTTGCTTAAGTTGATTTCCGGCGTCATCCTTCCGGATAAGGGCACGGTGCGGACCAAAGGCCGGGTCGCGGGCCTGATTGAGGTTGGGGCCGGGTTTCACCCGGATTTATCCGGCCGTGAGAACGTCTTCCTTAACGCCGCGATCCTTGGAATGACGGAGCAGGAGATCAACGAGAAATTCGACGAGATCGTCGCTTTCTCGGAAATCGAGCAGTTCATCGACACGGAAGTGAAGTTCTATTCTTCCGGAATGTTCCTGCGCCTTGCTTTTGCAGTGGCAGTCCACACGCAGCCGGACATCTTCCTTGTGGACGAGATCCTTGCTGTTGGCGATGAACCTTTCCAGCGGAAGTGCCTGGCCAAAATCAAGCAGCTGTCCGACGAAGGCAGGACCCTGGTGGTTGTCAGCCATGACCTGGATATGATTTCGCGGATCTGCGACAGGGGAGTCGTCTTATCCTCCGGAACTGTCCAATTCGAAGGTCCGGCTGACCAGGCTGTCGCCTGGCTGCGGGAACGCAACTAA
- a CDS encoding ABC transporter permease: MANSTDIYAVPGVGAGLLDVFRRRYLLKLIVRKELRVRYRGSVLGLAWSYVKPLVQYLVLFFALGIVLRVGDQIPNYALYMFSGVIVVNFFTEAFSNATRSIVWNAALVKKIYLPRELFPVASVWVAAVHFLPQLVVLLAAALFNGWSPDVMQLVGAALGFVIVAVTATGLGLLAGAINVFFRDAENIVDMLMMIVTWTSPVLYDWTMIRRLAPDWVLTIYQLNPVTVAVELFHWAFWYPTVTKPVELPPHLMLTGLAGLGMAAVFLIIGQLVFRRLEGHFAQEV; this comes from the coding sequence ATGGCCAACTCCACTGATATTTATGCTGTTCCAGGGGTAGGTGCCGGTCTGCTGGATGTCTTCCGGCGCCGGTACCTCCTGAAACTGATCGTTCGCAAGGAACTCAGGGTCCGCTACCGGGGCTCCGTGCTGGGTCTGGCCTGGTCATACGTGAAGCCGTTGGTCCAGTACTTGGTTCTGTTCTTTGCCTTGGGCATCGTGCTTCGCGTGGGGGACCAGATTCCCAACTACGCCCTGTACATGTTCTCCGGCGTCATCGTGGTCAATTTCTTCACGGAAGCGTTTTCGAACGCAACGCGCTCCATAGTATGGAATGCCGCGTTGGTGAAAAAGATCTACCTGCCTCGCGAACTTTTTCCCGTGGCGTCGGTCTGGGTCGCTGCCGTGCATTTCCTTCCCCAGCTGGTGGTCTTGCTGGCTGCTGCCCTTTTCAACGGGTGGAGTCCAGATGTGATGCAGCTGGTGGGTGCAGCGCTGGGCTTCGTCATTGTGGCCGTAACAGCCACTGGCCTGGGCCTCCTGGCAGGTGCCATCAACGTGTTTTTCCGCGATGCAGAGAACATCGTGGACATGTTGATGATGATCGTCACCTGGACTTCACCCGTGCTCTATGACTGGACCATGATTCGTCGTCTTGCCCCGGACTGGGTCCTGACGATCTACCAGCTCAACCCGGTGACCGTGGCGGTGGAATTGTTCCACTGGGCGTTCTGGTACCCGACGGTCACCAAGCCCGTAGAACTGCCGCCTCACCTGATGTTGACGGGGTTGGCTGGACTGGGCATGGCCGCAGTTTTCCTTATCATCGGCCAGCTGGTGTTCCGCCGGCTCGAAGGCCATTTTGCGCAGGAGGTCTGA
- a CDS encoding glycosyltransferase — protein MTATTNESQETAMTATTAADSPTSTEQNLRVVQRVVFPANRDLDTLPLYVDPDTNKIRKQDDNGTAVVQAVGMARKLHPEDILDRGSVQVRRGERLSFGSYFNAFPASYWRKWTIATKTILHIETEGEGTVIVYRSNARGASQRVDSILVEGTASNDFELTLAPFGDGGWYWFDLIAGGEGMTLKSAHWAVPDEGRPQGKVTLGVTTFNRADYCLETIKSIDADSGLREILAELIIVDQGNKKVADEDGFDAVAASMGEQLRIINQGNLGGSGGFARNMYEMLVSDKSDYVMLLDDDIELETEGVLRAVAFADLCRKPTIVGGHMFDMYNKSVLHAYAEVVNFYRFLWGPVEGLGNHDFSAEGLRSTPLLHRRWDADYNGWWMCLIPKTVVENIGLSLPVFIKWDDAEYSLRARAAGFPTVTLPGAAVWHVSWADKDDSVDWQAYYHERNRLIATLLHSPFPKGGRIFRESLNTDIKHLVSMQYYPEQARVMALRDVLEGPGKLHEQLPTTMPKLRAMREDFVDSQVKTDPGAFPESFRKRPPKKPQTYKQPGALGLLPWAVKTVLKQTLAPVRDSARTNPEAHVAHQDGKWWSLAHLDSAVVSNADGTGASWYQRDPKLARRLLVETAQLHAQLFSNWETLRAQYRAALPQITSMESWRETFDASEPKK, from the coding sequence ATGACCGCCACAACAAATGAAAGCCAGGAGACTGCCATGACGGCCACAACAGCCGCAGACAGCCCGACGTCGACTGAGCAGAACCTTCGAGTAGTCCAGCGTGTGGTTTTCCCGGCCAACCGCGACCTCGATACCCTGCCGCTGTATGTCGATCCGGACACCAATAAGATCCGCAAGCAGGACGACAACGGCACAGCAGTTGTTCAGGCAGTGGGCATGGCCCGCAAACTCCACCCGGAGGACATCCTGGACCGCGGGTCGGTGCAGGTGCGCCGGGGCGAGCGTCTTTCCTTTGGTTCCTACTTCAATGCCTTCCCGGCGAGCTACTGGCGCAAATGGACCATCGCCACAAAGACGATTCTGCACATCGAGACCGAGGGCGAAGGAACGGTCATCGTTTACCGGTCGAACGCGCGCGGCGCGTCGCAGCGCGTCGACTCGATCCTCGTTGAGGGAACTGCGTCGAACGACTTCGAACTTACGCTCGCTCCCTTTGGCGATGGCGGTTGGTACTGGTTCGACCTCATCGCCGGCGGCGAAGGCATGACACTTAAGAGCGCCCACTGGGCTGTTCCTGATGAAGGCAGGCCCCAGGGGAAAGTCACGCTGGGTGTTACAACGTTCAACCGTGCCGACTACTGCCTGGAAACCATCAAGTCGATCGACGCCGACTCCGGTCTCCGTGAAATCCTCGCGGAACTGATCATCGTGGACCAAGGCAACAAGAAGGTGGCCGACGAAGACGGGTTTGACGCCGTCGCTGCCTCCATGGGCGAGCAGTTGCGCATCATCAACCAGGGCAACCTTGGTGGTTCGGGTGGGTTCGCCCGGAACATGTACGAGATGCTCGTCTCTGATAAGAGCGACTACGTCATGCTTCTCGACGACGACATTGAGCTTGAAACCGAAGGTGTGCTCAGGGCGGTGGCATTTGCCGACCTATGCCGCAAGCCCACCATCGTCGGCGGACACATGTTCGACATGTATAACAAGTCCGTTTTGCACGCCTACGCCGAAGTAGTGAATTTTTACCGTTTCCTTTGGGGACCCGTGGAGGGCCTGGGAAATCACGACTTCTCCGCAGAAGGCCTTCGCTCAACGCCACTGCTGCACCGCCGCTGGGATGCTGACTACAACGGTTGGTGGATGTGCCTCATCCCCAAGACCGTCGTCGAAAACATCGGACTGTCCCTTCCCGTGTTCATCAAATGGGACGACGCCGAGTACTCCTTGCGTGCCCGCGCGGCAGGTTTCCCGACCGTTACGCTACCGGGCGCAGCGGTGTGGCATGTCTCATGGGCTGATAAAGACGACTCTGTCGACTGGCAGGCTTACTACCACGAACGCAACAGGCTCATCGCGACTCTTCTGCATTCGCCGTTCCCCAAGGGTGGCCGGATTTTCCGGGAAAGCCTGAACACGGACATAAAGCATTTGGTATCGATGCAGTACTACCCCGAGCAAGCCCGTGTCATGGCTCTCCGGGACGTCCTGGAGGGGCCAGGCAAGCTCCACGAGCAACTGCCCACCACTATGCCCAAGCTCCGTGCAATGCGCGAGGACTTTGTTGACTCCCAGGTCAAGACCGACCCCGGCGCATTCCCTGAGTCCTTCCGTAAGCGTCCGCCGAAGAAGCCGCAGACTTACAAGCAGCCGGGTGCACTTGGCCTGCTGCCCTGGGCGGTCAAGACCGTCCTTAAGCAGACCCTTGCTCCGGTCCGCGATTCTGCCAGGACCAACCCTGAAGCCCATGTAGCGCATCAGGACGGCAAATGGTGGAGTTTGGCGCATCTTGACAGCGCAGTGGTCTCCAATGCAGATGGCACAGGAGCGTCGTGGTACCAGCGTGACCCCAAGCTGGCGCGCCGGCTTTTGGTTGAGACAGCGCAGCTGCACGCGCAGCTTTTCTCGAATTGGGAGACGCTCCGCGCCCAGTACCGTGCGGCGCTGCCCCAGATCACATCGATGGAGTCCTGGCGAGAGACGTTCGATGCCTCGGAGCCCAAAAAGTAG
- the glf gene encoding UDP-galactopyranose mutase: MNADLVVVGSGFFGLTIAERAATELGLKVAVLDRRHHIGGNAYSENEEKTGIEVHRYGAHLFHTSNERVWEYVNRFTKFTSYQHKVYTSHKGEVYPMPINLGTINQFFRAAMSPSEARQLIAEQAGELAGTDPQNLNDKGIQLIGRPLYEAFIKHYTGKQWQTDPKDLPAEIISRLPVRYNYDNRYFNDTHEGLPVDGYTAWIERMADNPNIEVVLNTDFFDDGEFGRSSVLGQVPVIYTGPVDRYFDYAEGDLSWRTIDLEEEVLPIEDFQGCPVMNYPDPETAFTRIHEFRHFHPERDYTKDATVIMREFSRFAEKGDEPYYPVNTTEDRSKLLAYRDLARGEKSVLFGGRLGTYKYLDMHMAIGSALSMFDNKIKPHFTGGAKLESGGVDA, translated from the coding sequence GTGAACGCTGATCTCGTCGTCGTCGGCTCGGGTTTCTTTGGCCTGACCATTGCAGAACGCGCCGCTACCGAGTTGGGGCTAAAGGTCGCGGTTCTTGATCGCCGCCACCATATTGGAGGAAACGCCTACAGCGAGAATGAAGAGAAGACGGGAATCGAGGTGCACCGCTACGGCGCGCATCTCTTCCATACGTCCAATGAACGTGTCTGGGAGTACGTGAACAGGTTCACCAAGTTCACGAGCTATCAGCACAAGGTTTACACCAGCCACAAAGGCGAGGTGTACCCCATGCCGATCAACCTCGGTACCATCAACCAGTTCTTCCGTGCAGCAATGAGCCCCAGCGAAGCGCGTCAGCTCATTGCGGAGCAAGCGGGCGAACTTGCCGGCACTGATCCGCAGAACCTCAATGACAAGGGTATCCAGCTGATCGGGCGGCCCCTGTACGAGGCATTCATCAAGCACTACACCGGCAAGCAGTGGCAGACGGACCCGAAGGACCTTCCCGCGGAGATCATCTCCAGGCTCCCGGTGCGCTACAACTATGACAACCGTTACTTCAATGACACCCATGAAGGGCTCCCGGTTGACGGCTATACGGCCTGGATCGAGCGCATGGCGGACAACCCCAACATCGAAGTTGTCCTGAACACGGATTTCTTTGACGATGGCGAATTCGGCCGCTCTTCCGTCCTTGGGCAGGTTCCTGTCATCTACACGGGCCCCGTGGACCGCTACTTCGACTACGCCGAGGGTGATCTCTCCTGGCGCACGATCGACCTCGAAGAAGAAGTGCTGCCGATCGAGGATTTCCAGGGATGCCCGGTGATGAACTACCCGGACCCTGAGACTGCTTTCACCCGCATCCACGAATTCCGCCACTTCCACCCTGAGCGCGACTACACGAAGGACGCGACGGTCATCATGCGCGAATTCTCGCGTTTCGCGGAGAAGGGCGACGAGCCTTACTACCCTGTCAACACAACAGAAGACCGCAGCAAGCTGCTTGCTTACCGTGATCTTGCACGTGGCGAGAAGTCTGTACTGTTTGGCGGGCGTCTTGGAACGTACAAGTACCTGGACATGCACATGGCCATCGGTTCGGCCCTGTCGATGTTCGACAACAAGATCAAGCCGCACTTTACGGGCGGCGCCAAGCTGGAAAGTGGTGGAGTGGACGCATGA
- a CDS encoding Gfo/Idh/MocA family oxidoreductase codes for MANLRAGLIGLGMMGRHHARVIRELDGVDLVAVADSFGDPHNVADGLTVYNTVEELIEQGIDMAVAAVPTILHEEVALRLAEAGIHCLVEKPIANDSESGGRIAQAFEAKGLIGAVGHIERFNPSLQSLRERLGNGDLGEVYQISTRRQGPFPSRIADVGVVKDLATHDIDLTAWLAQSNFVNVVAHTTSRSGREHEDMVTAIGHLKSGVVTNHIVNWLSPMKERTTVVLGERGAFIADTISADLTFVENGTFQTDWDSVAAFRGVSEGSSTRFALAKREPLKMEHEAFRDAILGKSMNIVTMAEGLETLRVAEAVLDSAKSGSVICL; via the coding sequence GTGGCAAACCTCCGCGCAGGCCTCATCGGACTGGGTATGATGGGCCGCCACCACGCCCGCGTTATCCGCGAGCTTGATGGCGTTGACCTGGTTGCTGTCGCGGATTCGTTTGGCGATCCGCACAATGTTGCTGATGGCCTGACTGTCTACAACACAGTCGAGGAACTGATTGAGCAGGGAATCGATATGGCAGTGGCTGCCGTACCGACCATCCTGCATGAGGAAGTGGCGTTGCGGCTTGCTGAAGCCGGTATCCACTGCCTCGTTGAGAAACCTATTGCCAACGATTCCGAGTCGGGTGGACGCATTGCCCAGGCCTTCGAAGCCAAAGGCCTCATCGGCGCCGTCGGCCACATCGAGCGCTTTAACCCTTCGCTGCAAAGCCTTCGCGAGCGGCTCGGGAACGGTGACCTCGGTGAGGTCTACCAGATCAGCACGCGGCGCCAGGGGCCCTTCCCGTCACGCATCGCCGACGTCGGGGTGGTCAAGGACCTTGCCACGCACGATATCGACCTCACCGCCTGGCTCGCACAGAGCAACTTCGTGAACGTCGTAGCGCACACAACCTCCCGTAGTGGCCGCGAACATGAAGACATGGTCACAGCCATTGGCCACCTCAAGAGCGGTGTCGTAACCAATCACATCGTCAATTGGTTGTCGCCCATGAAGGAACGTACAACGGTGGTTCTGGGTGAACGTGGAGCTTTCATCGCCGACACCATTTCTGCAGACCTGACCTTCGTGGAGAACGGAACGTTCCAGACGGACTGGGATTCCGTCGCTGCCTTCCGGGGAGTCTCCGAGGGATCCTCTACGCGGTTCGCCCTTGCCAAGCGGGAGCCGCTGAAAATGGAACACGAGGCGTTCCGTGACGCAATCCTCGGAAAGTCCATGAATATCGTCACGATGGCGGAAGGCCTGGAGACCCTGCGGGTTGCTGAGGCCGTGTTGGACTCGGCGAAGTCGGGCTCTGTCATCTGCCTCTGA
- a CDS encoding DegT/DnrJ/EryC1/StrS family aminotransferase, producing MSPEFIPPAKPIIGDDERKAVEAVLASGQLAQGSEVASFEQEFSQVLLDGRAAVAVNSGTSGLHLGLLAAGIGAGDEVIVPSFTFAATANSVALTGATPVFADVDPDYYTLDPASVEAKITDRTAAIMPVHLYGHPFNVDAIGALAAKHGVKVFEDAAQAHGAAVNGRKVGTFGDFAMFSLYPTKNMTSGEGGMVSTGLADVERRLRLLRNQGMERQYENELVGFNARMTNIHAAIGRVQLTKVEGWTKTRQENAAFFDANIEGVITPKVAEGYEHVYHQYTIRITEDRDGFAKALREEYNVGCGVYYPIPNHRLAPFQTSDELPVTEESAASVLSLPVHPSLSQDDLDRIVTAVNAIAKAGS from the coding sequence ATGAGCCCCGAATTCATTCCCCCCGCCAAACCCATCATTGGCGACGACGAGCGCAAGGCCGTAGAGGCAGTTCTGGCCTCCGGCCAGCTTGCCCAAGGCTCGGAGGTTGCGTCGTTCGAGCAGGAATTTTCCCAAGTACTTCTGGACGGCCGCGCAGCTGTCGCCGTCAACTCCGGCACCTCAGGACTGCACCTTGGCCTTCTGGCCGCCGGCATAGGCGCCGGCGACGAAGTCATTGTTCCTTCGTTCACGTTCGCAGCCACGGCCAACTCGGTGGCGCTGACCGGAGCCACGCCCGTCTTTGCCGACGTTGACCCGGATTACTACACGCTGGATCCTGCGTCCGTTGAGGCGAAGATTACCGACCGCACGGCAGCGATCATGCCTGTCCACCTCTATGGGCACCCCTTCAATGTTGATGCCATTGGCGCGCTGGCTGCGAAGCACGGGGTTAAAGTGTTCGAGGATGCAGCCCAGGCTCATGGTGCCGCTGTCAACGGCCGGAAGGTCGGGACCTTCGGCGACTTCGCCATGTTCAGCCTTTACCCCACGAAGAACATGACCTCCGGCGAGGGCGGAATGGTCAGCACGGGCCTGGCCGACGTCGAACGTCGCCTCCGCCTCTTGCGCAACCAGGGCATGGAGCGCCAGTACGAGAACGAGTTGGTTGGCTTTAACGCCCGCATGACCAACATTCATGCAGCCATCGGGCGCGTCCAGCTGACAAAGGTTGAAGGCTGGACGAAGACGCGGCAGGAAAACGCAGCATTCTTTGACGCAAACATCGAAGGCGTCATCACCCCGAAGGTAGCCGAGGGCTATGAGCACGTCTACCATCAGTACACCATCCGCATTACCGAGGACCGTGATGGTTTCGCCAAGGCATTGCGAGAGGAATACAACGTCGGCTGTGGCGTGTACTATCCCATCCCGAACCACCGACTTGCGCCCTTCCAGACATCGGATGAGCTGCCTGTCACTGAAGAATCCGCAGCCAGCGTACTGTCCCTCCCGGTGCACCCGTCTTTGAGCCAGGATGATCTGGACCGCATCGTGACGGCTGTCAACGCCATCGCAAAGGCAGGAAGCTAG